One genomic window of Cricetulus griseus strain 17A/GY chromosome 3, alternate assembly CriGri-PICRH-1.0, whole genome shotgun sequence includes the following:
- the LOC100761223 gene encoding ubiquilin-3, with product MARAREEAGDSQLVSGRESSSRIIRVSVKTPQDCQEFLLAENSSVLRFKKQISKYLHCDTDRLVLIFSGKILRDQDILSQRGILDGSTVHVVVRTRLKGSVCTGGLAGPTVHCTHRPEPPTSDSAGVLVRLGRLARTSPDLGDFFSQLVQLLTTAPESVVQFLEDPLIQGLANEKQGNGLHVPESSKSVQKRDPALKFPETFQKPGRQQEVLQEHKQRLEAPKAVPGGDNALRPGCSDIHQIMLSTLALLVASRGHISGSEMCRGEATNAHCSSDPSTTIPARLLAQEVSTGGVTQVKGILASQAISGCRPGILDLHLGSDFPFQENQQLVEKAPPVGHPRPSPSALCRALNILQQNPALLHQLATGSPLLHHMPLLPILTNPRALQALLQIEQGLQILSREVPELEPFLWDSAKPCGATGAPETRGRRQTHREDTSQHSLAYQHHSLANVQTALSLPLLNEGRYQQELEQLKALGFTNHDANLQALIATDGDIHAAIERLLGSPQA from the coding sequence ATGGCACGGGCTAGGGAAGAAGCAGGGGACAGCCAGTTGGTGTCTGGTAGGGAGTCATCTTCACGTATCATCAGAGTGTCTGTCAAGACCCCACAGGACTGCCAGGAATTTTTGCTGGCAGAAAATAGTAGTGTCCTCCGCTTTAAGAAGCAAATCTCCAAGTACCTTCACTGTGACACTGACCGATTAGTGCTCATCTTCTCTGGGAAGATTCTCCGAGATCAAGACATACTAAGCCAGCGTGGCATCCTTGATGGCTCTACAGTCCACGTGGTAGTGAGGACTCGTTTGAAAGGGTCAGTCTGTACGGGAGGTCTGGCAGGCCCTACAGTCCACTGTACCCACCGTCCAGAACCACCGACCTCTGATAGTGCTGGGGTACTAGTCAGGCTGGGCCGACTGGCCCGAACCTCACCTGACCTAGGTGATTTCTTCAGCCAGCTTGTCCAACTGCTGACGACGGCACCAGAGTCGGTGGTGCAGTTCTTGGAAGATCCTCTGATTCAAGGGCTGGCAAATGAGAAACAAGGCAATGGCCTGCATGTTCCTGAATCCTCAAAGTCGGTACAGAAACGAGACCCAGCTCTCAAGTTTCCGGAAACCTTTCAGAAACCAGGGCGGCAACAGGAAGTCCTGCAGGAACacaagcagaggctggaggccCCGAAAGCAGTGCCAGGAGGTGACAATGCTTTGCGTCCTGGCTGTTCTGATATCCACCAGATCATGCTCTCCACTCTGGCCTTATTGGTGGCTTCTAGGGGCCACATTTCAGGCTCAGAGATGTGCAGAGGAGAAGCTACCAACGCTCACTGCAGTTCTGATCCCTCCACCACCATTCCAGCCAGGCTCTTGGCACAAGAGGTCAGTACAGGAGGGGTTACCCAGGTCAAGGGCATCCTCGCAAGTCAGGCTATTTCAGGGTGCCGACCTGGTATACTAGATTTACACCTAGGCTCAGATTTTCCCTTCCAAGagaaccagcagctggtggagaaAGCCCCTCCAGTCGGTCACCCGAGACCCTCACCCTCTGCTTTGTGCCGAGCCTTAAACATCCTGCAGCAGAATCCAGCTCTGCTACACCAGCTGGCAACCGGCAGCCCCCTACTACATCATAtgcctcttcttcccatccttacCAACCCGCGAGCGCTGCAGGCATTGCTACAGATAGAACAAGGCCTACAGATACTGTCCAGGGAGGTGCCTGAGCTGGAACCATTCTTATGGGACTCAGCTAAACCATGTGGGGCTACAGGAGCCCCAGAAACTAGGGGTAGAAGACAAACCCATAGAGAAGATACTTCACAACACTCCTTGGCCTATCAGCATCATTCATTGGCCAACGTCCAAACTGCACTGTCCTTGCCCCTCCTCAATGAAGGTCGCTACCAGCAAGAACTGGAGCAGCTGAAAGCCTTGGGTTTTACTAACCACGATGCAAACCTGCAGGCCCTTATAGCCACGGATGGAGATATCCACGCCGCCATTGAGAGGCTTCTCGGGTCTCCGCAGGCCTAG